From Neisseria cinerea:
GATGACGGTCAGCAGGAGTTGTCCGTCCGCGGATTCAACGCGTACATCGTCGAAGAACCCGGTCGCGTACAGGCTTTTGATGATTTCCCCGCCGCGGCCGTCGTTGTAGGCATCGCCGATTTTTACGGGCAGGTAGTTGAATACGGTACTCGGTTCGGTACGCTGCAAGCCTTCGATACGGATGTCTTGGATGGTAAAGTCGGCAAATGCCAAAGGCGATATGCCCAAGACCATCAGTGCGGAAGCAATCTGTTTCAGTTTCATCATAAGTTCCTTGTGGTGCGTTATGCTTTCAGACGGCATAACGAAACGTGAAATTCAGCCAAGCAGGCGGGTAATGTCGTTGAAAAAAGCAATTGCCATCATCAGCATCATGAGGGCAAGCCCGAAGCGCAAACCGATGTTTTGGATGCGTTCGCCCAAAGGTTTGCCGCGTATCCATTCGGCAGTATAAAACACGAGGTGGCCGCCGTCCAAAACGGGAACCGGCAACAGGTTCAGCACGCCGAGGCTGATGCTGACCAGCGCTAAAAATTCCAAATAACTTTGCAAGCCGAGTTCGGCGGACTGTCCGGCAATATCGGCAATGGTCAGCGGCCCGGAAATATGGCTGGCGGAAGCATTACCGCTGATGAGTTTGCCGAAAAACTTGACGGTTGTCCACGAGTAGGAAACGGTTTTTTCCCAACCCATGCCGAATGCGCGGACAACAGACGGACGGTAGTTGCGGCGGATTTGCCTATCCCATGCTTTGTCGGACTGGGGGAGCAACCCGACTCGGCCGATCAGGGTTTTGTCGGATCGTTCGACAGTATCGGGGCGGATGTCGGCGGTACGAGCCTGCCCGTCGCGTTCGTAGGTTAAGGCAATTTTCCTGCCTGGGCTTTGGCGGGTAAGGTTTGCCCATTCTTGCCATGAGGTAATGGGTTTGCCGTCGGCGGCAGTCAGCTTGTCGCCTGTTTTCAAGCCTGCTTTGTCGGCGGGGCTGCCTTTTTCTACTCCGCCGATAACGGTACTGATTTTAAATGGCATCAGGCCGATGTAGCCTTGGTTTTTCGCAATTTTACCTGCTTCTTCCGTGCCTGCGGCGTCGATGGTGCGGACGGTTTGCGCACCTGATGCCGTCTGAACGGCGACGGCGACTTTGCCTGCCTCAAGGTTGAGGGCGATTTCGGTTTGCGCGCTGCCCCAATCTTCAACGGGTGTGCTGTTGACGGATTGTATCCTGTCGCCGCTTTGGAAGCCGGCACGGGCGGCAATGGTGTCCGGTTCGACTGTGCCGACATAGGGGCGGATTTCGGTTACGCCGAAGGAAAAACTCAAGCCGTAAAGCAAAACCGCCAGCGCGAGATTGGTCAGTGGACCTGCGGCGACGATGGCGATGCGTTTGGCGGGATGCTGTTTGTCGAAGGCGTAAGGCAGGTCTGCCTGCGCCACTTCGCCCTCGCGCGTATCGACCATTTTGACATAGCCGCCCAAGGGGATGGGTGCCAAACACCATTCGGTATCGCCGCGTTTTCTGCTGAAAAACGGTTTGCCGAAGCCGACAGAAAAGCGCACAACCTTGACGCCGCACAATCTGGCGACGATGTAGTGTCCGAATTCGTGCAGGCTGACCAAAATCAGGATGGCGAAGATAAAAGCTAGAAGGGTTTGCAAAAGAATCTCTCTGGTTGGGTATGGGTTGACGTTGCCGATGTTTCAGACGACATATGAGGGCAGGGGTCGTCTGAAAAACATTCGCAATGTATGGAAAATATTATTGGTGTTATTTTGCCGATTATAAAGCCAGTCTACCGTTTTGTCCGCCACACATGACGGATGGGCGGGTTTTCAGACGACCTGTCATTTTTTACCGTTGCGGCACGGTTTATCCCAATGCGGCGATAAATTCCTGCGCCTGCCTGCGGGTAACGGCGTCTTGAGCCAGCAGGTTTTCGATATTGCCAAGATCGTCTGAAAAGTCTTGTGCAAGACAGTGGGCGACGGTTTTGGCAATGTCGGTAAACTTAATCTGTCCGTCCAAAAAGGCGGCAACGGCGGCTTCGTTGGCGGCGTTCAATACGCAGGGCGCGGCTCCGCCTGCGTTCATGGCTTCATAGGCGAGCCTCAGGCAGGGGAAGCGGTCAAAGTCGGGCTTTTGGAAGGTCAGCGCGGACAATGCGTCGAAATCAAGGTCGCCGACACCCGAATCGATGCGCTCGGGCAAGCCCAAACAATAAGCGATGGGCGTACGCATATCGGGATTGCCCAGTTGTGCCAACACGGAGCCGTCGCGGTAGCGCACCATGCTGTGTATCACGGATTGCGGATGGATGACGACTTCGAGTTTGTCAGGCGGACAGTTGAACAGCCAATGCGCTTCAATCAGCTCCAAACCTTTGTTCATCATGGTGGCGGAATCGACGGAGATTTTGCGCCCCATGCTCCAATTGGGGTGTTTGACCGCTTGGGCGGGCGTAATGCTGTCGAACGTGCCTAAATCGGTCGTTAAAAACGGGCCGCCGGAAGCGGTCAGGATAATCGAACGGATGCCGTGTTCGTTCAGACGGCCTGTGTAATCGCGCGGCAAAACTTGGAAAATGGCGTTGTGTTCGCTGTCGACGGGCAACACTGCCGCGCCGTTTGCACGGGCGGTTTCCATAAACAACGCGCCGGAAACCACCAACGTCTCTTTGTTCGCCAGATAAATGGTTTTGCCTTTTTGCGCCGCCGCCAGCGCGGAAGGCAGCCCCGCCGCACCGACGATGGCGCACATGACACCGCTGACTTCATCGGCAGACGCAACGTCAACCAATGCCTGCGCGCCGTGTAAAACCTGCGTCGCCGTGCCGTCGCGTTTCAACATGGCTTCAAGCCGGGCGGCATGTTCGGCATCGGCAACGACGGCATATTCGGGGCGGAGCGTTTGACATTGAGCCGCCAGTTTCTCAACCTGCTTATGCCCCGCCAGCGCGAATACGCGGAATTTTTCGGGATGGCGCGAAACAACGTCCAGCGTGCTTTCGCCTATGCTGCCGGTACTGCCTAATATGGTCAGGACTTGTGGTGTCATAATGAGGATAACTTTATACCGGATGCCGTCTGAAGCGTTTTCAGACGGCATAGAATCAATTTAAAACCGACATCATCGCCGCATAGACGCTGATGACGGCAATCAGGCTGTCGGTGCGGTCGAACACGCCGCCGTGTCCGGGCAGCAGGTTGCTGCTGTCTTTGATGCCTGCCGCGCGCTTGAGCCAGCTTTCCAAAAGGTCGCCGCATATGCTGACGACGGTCAGCACCAAACCGATTAACACGGTATCGAACCAGCCTGTATCGAATGCCAGCCAGCCGGCACCTCGTACGGCAGTCATGTACACTGCCACGCAAATCGCGCCGCCGATTGCGCCTTCCCAGCTCTTGCCGGGGCTGATTGCCGGTGCGATTTTGTGTTTGCCGAACGCCTTGCCGCTGAAATACGCGCAAACGTCGGCAACCCAGACCAGGCCCATGACGGCGAGCAGCGGCAGGGCATCATCGGGATGCGGGCGCAGGGATACGAGCGCGAACCAAAACGGCATGACCAGAAGCCAGCCGACGGCATAAACCTGCCAACCGCCGTTGAGCCTCCATTTGAATCTCAACCATAAAGGCATGATGGCGAGCCAAAATGCCAAAACAACATACCAAACCAAATTAGGCAGCATCCAGCCGCCCGCATAGGCAACCACGCCGAAAACCAAGGTTGCGGCAAGATAATGGTTGGTTTTGATTTTGCACAAGCCGCCCATACGGGCATATTCCCACAAGGCAATCAGGGCAATCAGTCCGCAAAATGCAGCCCACAACCATTGCGGCGCGTAAAACAGCATGCCCAGCATCAGCGGCAGCAGCCACATAGCGGTTATTACCCGTTGTTTCAGCATATTCAGTTCCTTTGCTGTTCGATAGGCAGTTGCTCGGAGGTGCGTCCGAACCGCCGTTCGCGTTTTTGGAACGAAGCGACGGCATCGTCCAAAGCCTTGCCGTCAAAATCGGGCCACAAAATATCGGTGAAATACAGTTCGGCATAAGCCATTTGCCAGAGCAGGAAATTACTGATGCGCGTTTCGCCGCCGGTGCGGATGAACAAATCCGGTTCCGGTGCATCGCCCAGCATCAAGTGTTTCGCCAGCGTGTCTTCCGTAATCTCGGATACGCCTTCGGCAATCAGTTTGTTTGCCGCCTGCAAAATGTCCCAACGTCCGCCGTAATCGGCGGCAATGCTCAGGGTCAGGCCGGTATTGTTTGCCGTCAAGGCTTCCGCTTCTTCGATGCCTTGCAGAATCTGCCGATTAAAGCGTTCGCGGCTGCCCAGTATTTTCAGGCGCATATTGTTTTCGTGCAGACGGCGTACCTGTTTTTGCAAAGCCTGTAAAAACAGCCCCATCAGGAACGAAACTTCGTCTTCGGGGCGGCGCCAGTTTTCGGTTGAAAAGGCAAACACGGTCAGATATTGCACACCCAGTTTGGCGCAATGCTTCACCATATTTTCCAATGCGTCCAAACCGCGTTTGTGTCCCATTATGCGCGGGAGAAAACGTTTTTTCGCCCAACGGCCGTTGCCGTCCATAATTACGGCGATATGCTTGGGAATGGCGGTGTGTTCTAAAACGGCCTGCGTGCTGCTTTTCATGTCTGCCTTTCGCGGTTCGGCGTTCAAATGCCGTCTGAACGCCGAACCGTGCAGGTTAAATTGCCATCAAATCTTCTTCTTTGGCAGTCAGGAGTTTGTCGGCTTCGGTAATGTATTTGTCGGTCAGTTTTTGAACCGCTTCTTCGCCGCGACGTGCCTCGTCTTCGGAAATTTCTTTGTCTTTGAGGAGTTTTTTGATGTGGTCGTTGGCATCGCGGCGCACGTTGCGGATGGAGACGCGGCCTTCTTCCGCTTCGCCGCGTACGACTTTAATCAGGTCTTTGCGGCGTTCCTCGGTCAGCATGGGCATCGGTACGCGGATCAAATCGCCGACGGCTGCCGGGTTCAGTCCCAAGTTTGAATCGCGGATGGCTTTCTCGACTTTGGCAGCCATATTGCTTTCAAACGGTTTCACGCCGATGGTGCGCGCGTCCAGAAGCGTTACGTTGGCAACTTGGCTGACGGGGACCATGCTGCCCCAGTATTCGACTTCCACTTGGTCGAGCAGGCCGGTATGCGCGCGGCCGGTACGCACTTTCGCCAGATTTTCTTTCAGTACTTCGACCGAACGCTGCATCTTGCCTTCGGCTGTTTTTTGAATATCGTTGATCATATTGTTCTTTCGGTAAGATAAGGTAAGCGGGCAGCCGTCTGAAACGCGCTTCAAACCTTTCAGACGGCATGAAAACTGTTAACTGCGAATAGTACCGTTATTCGGGCATGACGACAAGGTAGGCGGATTGGGGATGCCGTCTGAAGCGGTAGGCGTTTCAGACGGCATCGTGTTTGACCGTCAACTGTGTTCCCGTGTTTCAAGCAGGCTTTGGCGCAGGTGTTGGCGTTCGTGGGCATCCAGCCATTTGCGGCGGGTGCGTTGCAGCAGGATGACGAGGGCGGAAATTTCCTGACGCATATTGGTGCTGAGCCAGAGGAAGCCCTGCCATTGGTAGTGGAGGTGTTCGGCGAGGGCTTCCAGTTCGGGGTTGATGGCGGTGTCGATGCGGATGCGGCGGGCGTGTCTGCCGTTGATAAGGGCGACGGTTTGTTGCAGGTCGGTTTGGAGCAGGGTGAAGTGGCGGTCGAGCAGCCGGATTTCACTGCTGTTGAGTTTGGGAGATTGCAGCTTGGCGGCGGTGGTCAGGAGCAGCTCGGTGGTGTTGACGATTTTACGGTGGGCGTGCTGCATGGCTTCCATCATGGCGGGGTTGATGCGGCTTTCGCCCGATGTGGCGGCGAGGTGGCTGCGGCTTTTGACCATGCGTGCGTTGATTTGGCGCATTTTCGCCATGTTCTCTTCGAGGCGTTCGCGGGTCATGCGCCTGCCGTTGCTGATTTCGGCAATCATTTTGCTGCAGTCGGTCAGGTTGTCGGCAAGCATGAAACGCCACATCAGTGTGGATTTCAGCGGCAGAAGTTTGGCGGCGGCGATGGCAATGGCGGCGCCGATGAGGACGTTCATGGCGCGCATGAGTCCGCTGTCGAGCCATTCGTTGCCGTTGTCGCCGATGAGCATGCACATGGTCAGTCCGGCCAGCATGGGGACGTAACCGTTTTTGCCGACCGCCGCCCAACCGGCCAGTGCGCTTGCCGTGCCGACGGTAAGGTAGAAGAGGAGGTTGTCGTGGAAATAATGCTGGTTAAGCCATAAGACGCTCAAACCCGCGCCTAGGCCGATAACTGTGCCGAGCATGCGTTCCACCGCCTTGGAGTAAATGGCTCCTTGGAACTGGAGCATGCCGAGGACGACGAAGACGGTCATGCCTATCCATTCGCCGTGTTGGAGGTGGAACATCCGGGCGGTGGCGGTGGCGAACAGGACGGCTCCGCCGAGCCGGACGGAGTGGATGAGGCGGCGGTAGCGGTAGCGTTCGTAGGAGTTGAGCCAGCGGCTGGAAAGGCGGTTGCGTTGTGAGGTGTTCATATCGGTTGCCGTCTGAAGCGGAAATGTGAAAAAGCACAGGCTTCCCGGGGAAGGGAGGGTCTGTGCTTGGTATTGGTGCCGGAGAAGGGAATCGAACCCCCGACCTTCGCGTTACGAATGCGCTGCTCTACCGACTGAGCTACACCGGCTTTTTTCGTTATGATATATATGAACGGTTGTTTCTGCAACTTTTTGGGCTGCTGGCAAAGTTTTGCACGTTATAATGCGGTTTGCTTCGTGAGGAGGGTCGGTGATGTATGTGAACGAGAAATATCCCTATGCGGCTTTGTTTGCGGGGTTGGTGTTTTTGACGCTGCCGTTCGCACTGTCGGTGCATGATGCCTTGGCATTTGTGTTCGGACGGACGGGGTTGCTGGTGTCGGTGTCGGACGGCGGATTCGGCTGGCGTGGCGGTTGGGACGGCGTGGCGTGGTTTGTGTATGGCGTGTTTGCGTTTTTGAACCTGGTCGTGTCGGCGGGTCTGACGAAGCTGGCGTATAAGAAGATGATGCGGCGGCATTCCCGTTACGCGCTGTTTCTGTCGGGCGTGGCGGCTTGCGCGGCGGCGGCGGTGGCTTGGATTTTCGAGCTGTTGTTGGGCAGTGCCGCCTTGGGCGGGCTGCGCGGGGAGGCGGTGTTGGAATATGCGTTTGCCGTGTGGCTGGTGGCGATGCTGACGCTGCCCAAACGCTTGACGCGCGCGCCGGTGCAGCCGGTGGTGTTTCACAGGAAAAAATAGGTTGGAACGTGAAATGCCGTCTGAAACGCCGAGACGCGGTTTCAGACGGCATGTTTTTCCGTTAACATTACGCCTGAACATGGACAGGATAGGGATATGGAACGCAAAGAACGCCTGCAATCGGGTATCGCCGCATTGGGTTTGGATATTTCCGCAGCGGCACAGGACAGGCTTTTGGCCTATGTGGATTTGTTGAAAAAGTGGAACAAAACCTACAATCTGACCGCCCTGCGCGACGAGGAAAAAATGATTGTCCATCATCTTTTGGACAGCCTGACGCTGCTGCCCCATATCGAGGGTGTGCAAACGATGCTGGATGTCGGTTCGGGTGGCGGCCAGCCCGGCATTCCGGCGGCGGTGTGCCGTCCGGATGTGCAGATAACCCTTTTGGATGCGAATACGAAGAAAACGGCTTTTTTACAGCAGGCGGTTATCGAGTTGGGGTTGGACAATGTGCGCGTGGTATCCGGACGCGTGGAGGCGGTTTCGGACGTGCGTGCCGACGTGATTACCAGCCGTGCGTTTGCAGAACTGGCGGATTTTGTGTCGTGGACGGGGCATCTGTTGAAAGACGGCGGATACTGGGCGGCGATGAAGGGCGTATATCCGCAGGAAGAAATCGGCCGCCTGCCCGCCGGTGTTTTTGTAGAAAAAGTGGTGAAGGCCGATGTGCCGGATTTGGACGCGGAACGCCATATCGCCATCATTCGTAAACGCTGACCGCACGTCGGTCGGTATGAATACCTTTTTGGTGCGGATAACGGTAAAATTCCGCATAGTTTTTCTTTTTTCAATTTATTTAGACGGGATATAGGTCGGTACATGAGTGCGAACATCCTTGCCATCGCCAATCAGAAGGGCGGTGTGGGTAAAACGACGACGACGGTCAATTTGGCGGCTTCGCTGGCATCGCGCGGCAAACGTGTGTTGGTGGTCGATTTGGATCCGCAGGGTAATGCGACGACGGGCAGCGGTATCGACAAGGCAAGTTTGGAATCCGGTGTTTATCAGGTCGTACTGGGCGATGCGGACGTGCAGTCGGCGACGGTACGCAGCAAAGAGGGCGGATACGCTGTGTTGGGTGCGAACCGCGCGCTTGCCGGTGCGGAAATCGAGCTGGTGCAGGAAATCGCCCGGGAAGTGCGTTTGAAAAACGCGCTCAAGGCAGTGGCGGAAGATTACGACTTTATCCTGATCGACTGTCCGCCTTCGCTGACGCTGTTGACGCTTAACGGGCTGGTGGCGGCGGGCGGCGTGATTGTGCCGATGTTGTGCGAATATTACGCGCTTGAGGGGATTTCCGATTTGATTGCGACCGTGCGCAAAATCCGTCAGGCGGTCAATCCCGATTTGGACATCACGGGCATCGTGCGTACGATGTACGACAGCCGCAGCAGGCTGGTTGCAGAAGTCAGCGAACAGTTGCGCAGCCATTTCGGGGATTTGCTTTTTGAAACCGTCATCCCGCGCAATATCCGCCTTGCGGAAGCGCCGAGCCACGGTATGCCGGTTATGGCTTATGATGCGCAGGCAAAGGGTACCAAGGCGTATCTTGCCTTGGCGGACGAGCTGATGGCGAGGGTGTCGGAAAAATAGGTAAATCCAAATCAGGATATCCGTGGCGTTATTTTTGTCCGTACCGAAATACCGGTGCCTTGATGTTTTTTAGCGGTGTGCATGAATATAAAAAATGCCGTCTGAAGTTCAGACGGCATTTTTGTTTTTGAAAACGGTGGTTACGGTTTTTTGGGAAGCGGTTTATCGCAATGACCTGAAACAGCCAAATTCAGTTTTGAGATTGCTGCTTTGCCTGTTGTTTCGTCTACTTCTTCCAAGTTTGCACCGCCTACGAATACGCCCAATTTAATATATTGACGGATAAAGTGATTTTTCCCTGAAATAGCGTTTAGGGTAAGTAGGTTTTCTGAAAATTCAGATTCGGTTGCCAGTATATGGGGTTTGTCCCCATCGACTTCCGTATAAAAAAATACTTTGTCGGCTGATTCCCCCAAACAGTTTCCGTCAACATAAATATCTTTTTTCAAAGCCTTGCCTACAAAGCTGTCGCGATAGACATACACCCCTGATTTGCCGGTTGATGGAGGGTTGAAACGTTTGATTTGTTCAGATGTCTGTGTATCTGCCATTGGAACTGATGCACAGCCGGCTATTATAAGTGCAGTCATCAACGTGGCGGCAAAAGCTATATTTTTTGTACCCATTATATTTTCTTTCCAGTTCGGTTTGATATTTGGAGATATTATCTTCAAAGAATACTGTTTTCAATACTAAAACAGTTTCGAATCGAACTGTTGGTATTATTTAAAACAACGACTGCTGCGAGAGTAGGTTTCTGACGGGAGCGAAGTCTCGGCGGTGTTCGGGCAGCACGCCGTATTGTTTGAGGGCTTCCAGATGCTGCTTTGTGCCGTAACCTTTGTGTTTGTCGAAACCGTATTGGGGATGGCGTTGCGCCAGTGCGTACATTTCTGCATCGCGTGCGGTCTTTGCCAAAACGGATGCGGCGGAGATTTCGATGATTTTGCTGTCGCCTTTGACGACGGCTTCGGCAGGGATGCCTAAATGTTCTGGAATGCGGTTGCCGTCGATGAATATTTTTTCGGGACGCACAGCCAAACCGTCAACGGCGCGTTTCATGGCGAGCATGGTGGCGTGCAGGATGTTGAGGCTTGCGATTTCTTCGGGCGTGGCGGCGGCGACGTGCCACGCGGCCGCCTGATCTTTAATCATTTCGGCAAGCGCGTCGCGTTTTTTCTCGCTGAGTTTTTTGGAGTCGGTCAGTCCGGGCAGGTCGAATGTTTCCGGAAGGATGACGGCGGCGGCAAACACGCTGCCGACTAAAGGTCCGCGTCCTGCCTCGTCCACGCCGGCGGTCAGTATGTGCATGATGTTTCCTGTCGGGATGGTACGATGCCGTCTGAAAGGGCTTCAGACGGCATCGTACCGATGTGTTTATTTCGCGTCTTTAAACCCGCGCTTCAAATGCACCATCAGCAATGCCACTGCCGCAGGGGTTACGCCGGAAATGCGGCTTGCTTGTCCGACGGTTTCGGGTTTGTGCTGGTTGAGCTTTTGCTGCACTTCGGCGGACAAACCTTTGACTTTGCTGTAATTAATGTCGTCGGGCAGCTTTAAGGTTTCGATGTCACGGCGGCTGTCGATTTCTTCGTTTTGGCGGTCGATATAGCCTTGGTATTTGACTTGGATTTCGACTTGTTCGACCACGCTGTCGGCAAGTGCGGTTTCAGGTTGTGCGTCAGGCAGGGTCATCAGCGCGGCGTAGTCGAGGTTCGGACGGCGCAGGAGGTCGTGCAGGTTGGCTTCGCGGCTGAGTTTTTGGCCGAATACGCGCAGTTGCTCTTCTTCGGCGAGTTTTTGTGGCGTGTACCACGTTGTTTTCAAACGTTGGATTTCGCGTTCGATGGCTTCGCGTTTTTCGTTGAACATGCGCCATTGCGCTTCACC
This genomic window contains:
- the rseP gene encoding RIP metalloprotease RseP; protein product: MQTLLAFIFAILILVSLHEFGHYIVARLCGVKVVRFSVGFGKPFFSRKRGDTEWCLAPIPLGGYVKMVDTREGEVAQADLPYAFDKQHPAKRIAIVAAGPLTNLALAVLLYGLSFSFGVTEIRPYVGTVEPDTIAARAGFQSGDRIQSVNSTPVEDWGSAQTEIALNLEAGKVAVAVQTASGAQTVRTIDAAGTEEAGKIAKNQGYIGLMPFKISTVIGGVEKGSPADKAGLKTGDKLTAADGKPITSWQEWANLTRQSPGRKIALTYERDGQARTADIRPDTVERSDKTLIGRVGLLPQSDKAWDRQIRRNYRPSVVRAFGMGWEKTVSYSWTTVKFFGKLISGNASASHISGPLTIADIAGQSAELGLQSYLEFLALVSISLGVLNLLPVPVLDGGHLVFYTAEWIRGKPLGERIQNIGLRFGLALMMLMMAIAFFNDITRLLG
- the ispC gene encoding 1-deoxy-D-xylulose-5-phosphate reductoisomerase: MPSENASDGIRYKVILIMTPQVLTILGSTGSIGESTLDVVSRHPEKFRVFALAGHKQVEKLAAQCQTLRPEYAVVADAEHAARLEAMLKRDGTATQVLHGAQALVDVASADEVSGVMCAIVGAAGLPSALAAAQKGKTIYLANKETLVVSGALFMETARANGAAVLPVDSEHNAIFQVLPRDYTGRLNEHGIRSIILTASGGPFLTTDLGTFDSITPAQAVKHPNWSMGRKISVDSATMMNKGLELIEAHWLFNCPPDKLEVVIHPQSVIHSMVRYRDGSVLAQLGNPDMRTPIAYCLGLPERIDSGVGDLDFDALSALTFQKPDFDRFPCLRLAYEAMNAGGAAPCVLNAANEAAVAAFLDGQIKFTDIAKTVAHCLAQDFSDDLGNIENLLAQDAVTRRQAQEFIAALG
- a CDS encoding phosphatidate cytidylyltransferase, with the protein product MLKQRVITAMWLLPLMLGMLFYAPQWLWAAFCGLIALIALWEYARMGGLCKIKTNHYLAATLVFGVVAYAGGWMLPNLVWYVVLAFWLAIMPLWLRFKWRLNGGWQVYAVGWLLVMPFWFALVSLRPHPDDALPLLAVMGLVWVADVCAYFSGKAFGKHKIAPAISPGKSWEGAIGGAICVAVYMTAVRGAGWLAFDTGWFDTVLIGLVLTVVSICGDLLESWLKRAAGIKDSSNLLPGHGGVFDRTDSLIAVISVYAAMMSVLN
- a CDS encoding isoprenyl transferase; protein product: MKSSTQAVLEHTAIPKHIAVIMDGNGRWAKKRFLPRIMGHKRGLDALENMVKHCAKLGVQYLTVFAFSTENWRRPEDEVSFLMGLFLQALQKQVRRLHENNMRLKILGSRERFNRQILQGIEEAEALTANNTGLTLSIAADYGGRWDILQAANKLIAEGVSEITEDTLAKHLMLGDAPEPDLFIRTGGETRISNFLLWQMAYAELYFTDILWPDFDGKALDDAVASFQKRERRFGRTSEQLPIEQQRN
- the frr gene encoding ribosome recycling factor; protein product: MINDIQKTAEGKMQRSVEVLKENLAKVRTGRAHTGLLDQVEVEYWGSMVPVSQVANVTLLDARTIGVKPFESNMAAKVEKAIRDSNLGLNPAAVGDLIRVPMPMLTEERRKDLIKVVRGEAEEGRVSIRNVRRDANDHIKKLLKDKEISEDEARRGEEAVQKLTDKYITEADKLLTAKEEDLMAI
- a CDS encoding FUSC family protein; amino-acid sequence: MNTSQRNRLSSRWLNSYERYRYRRLIHSVRLGGAVLFATATARMFHLQHGEWIGMTVFVVLGMLQFQGAIYSKAVERMLGTVIGLGAGLSVLWLNQHYFHDNLLFYLTVGTASALAGWAAVGKNGYVPMLAGLTMCMLIGDNGNEWLDSGLMRAMNVLIGAAIAIAAAKLLPLKSTLMWRFMLADNLTDCSKMIAEISNGRRMTRERLEENMAKMRQINARMVKSRSHLAATSGESRINPAMMEAMQHAHRKIVNTTELLLTTAAKLQSPKLNSSEIRLLDRHFTLLQTDLQQTVALINGRHARRIRIDTAINPELEALAEHLHYQWQGFLWLSTNMRQEISALVILLQRTRRKWLDAHERQHLRQSLLETREHS
- the rsmG gene encoding 16S rRNA (guanine(527)-N(7))-methyltransferase RsmG, producing MERKERLQSGIAALGLDISAAAQDRLLAYVDLLKKWNKTYNLTALRDEEKMIVHHLLDSLTLLPHIEGVQTMLDVGSGGGQPGIPAAVCRPDVQITLLDANTKKTAFLQQAVIELGLDNVRVVSGRVEAVSDVRADVITSRAFAELADFVSWTGHLLKDGGYWAAMKGVYPQEEIGRLPAGVFVEKVVKADVPDLDAERHIAIIRKR
- a CDS encoding ParA family protein produces the protein MSANILAIANQKGGVGKTTTTVNLAASLASRGKRVLVVDLDPQGNATTGSGIDKASLESGVYQVVLGDADVQSATVRSKEGGYAVLGANRALAGAEIELVQEIAREVRLKNALKAVAEDYDFILIDCPPSLTLLTLNGLVAAGGVIVPMLCEYYALEGISDLIATVRKIRQAVNPDLDITGIVRTMYDSRSRLVAEVSEQLRSHFGDLLFETVIPRNIRLAEAPSHGMPVMAYDAQAKGTKAYLALADELMARVSEK
- a CDS encoding DUF2846 domain-containing protein — its product is MGTKNIAFAATLMTALIIAGCASVPMADTQTSEQIKRFNPPSTGKSGVYVYRDSFVGKALKKDIYVDGNCLGESADKVFFYTEVDGDKPHILATESEFSENLLTLNAISGKNHFIRQYIKLGVFVGGANLEEVDETTGKAAISKLNLAVSGHCDKPLPKKP
- the rnhB gene encoding ribonuclease HII; the encoded protein is MHILTAGVDEAGRGPLVGSVFAAAVILPETFDLPGLTDSKKLSEKKRDALAEMIKDQAAAWHVAAATPEEIASLNILHATMLAMKRAVDGLAVRPEKIFIDGNRIPEHLGIPAEAVVKGDSKIIEISAASVLAKTARDAEMYALAQRHPQYGFDKHKGYGTKQHLEALKQYGVLPEHRRDFAPVRNLLSQQSLF